Genomic DNA from Mycobacterium stomatepiae:
GCCAAATACCGCGCCTTTGCCGAAGATTCAGCGCGTCTGGTGGTGAAATACGGCGGCTCCCTGTCGGGAGAACACGGCGACGGCCAATCGCGCGGCGAGCTGTTGCCGCTCATGTTCGGCGAGCGCATGGTCGGCGCCTTCGAGCGGACCAAGGCGCTGTTCGACCCCGACAACCGAATGAACCCCGGCAAGGTCGTGCATCCCTACAAGCTCGACGAGAATCTGCGCCTGGGCGTGAATTACCGTCCGGCCGAAACTAGTAGCGAGTTCGCCTTCCCGCATGACGACCACCGATTTTCCAAGGCGGCGGCGCGGTGCGTGGGGGTGGGCAAGTGCCGCGGCCACGAATCCGGCGTGATGTGCCCGAGCTACCGCGCCACCGGCGAGGAAGAGCATTCGACCCGGGGGCGGGCACGGCTGCTGTTCGAGATGATGCAGGGCGACGTCATCACCGGCGGGTGGCGCTCCACCGAGGTCCACGATGCGCTTGATCTGTGCCTGGCGTGCAAGGGCTGCCGCAGCGACTGCCCCGTCGATGTCGACATGGCAACCTACAAAGCGGAATTCCTGTTCCACCACTACCGCGGCCGGCTGCGGCCGATGGCGCACTACTCGATGGGTTGGATCCCACTGTGGGCGCGGCTGGCCGCCGTCGCGCCGCACCTGCTCAACTCGACGGCGCATGCGCGTGGGCTCTCCACCCTGGTCAAAAAGGTTGGCGGGATTGATGCTCAACGAGAGCTACCGCGCTTCGCGGACAAACGATTCACCACCTGGTTCTCCCATCACCGACCGCCCGCCAACACAAATCCGCGCGGCCGGGTGCTGCTATGGCCGGATACATTCGTCAACAACTTCGAGCCCGAAGTCGGACACGCCGCGATGGCGGTGCTGGAAGCGGCCGGCTTCGATGTCGAAGTGCCGCGTCGAACCCTCTGTTGCGGACTGACCTGGATCTCGACCGGTCAACTCAGGATCGCCAAACGCGTTCTGCGCCGGACTCTTACGGCGCTACGCCCGACGCTGCAGACGAGTACGCCGGTAGTGGTGCTGGAACCCAGCTGCGCCGCGGTATTTCGGTCCGATCTGCCTGAACTTCTCCATGGGGATGAGGATGCACACCGCCTTGCGGAACAGACCTTCACGCTCGGCGAGCTGTTGACCGCCAAGGCTCCGGATTGGGAGCCAACCCAGATCGACTGTAGCGCCGTCATTCAGCAACATTGCCATCAGCACGCGGTGCTGGACGCGTACAGCGATGAGCAGCATCTTCTCTCGGACGCTGGAGTGGACGCCGAACTCCTCGACGCCGGATGTTGTGGCTTGGCAGGAAACTTCGGCTTCGAGAAGGGGCACTACGATGTCTCGGTCGCATGCGCCCAAGACAAACTGCTGCCGGCCCTGCGCCACGCCGATCCCGATGCCCTGGTGCTGGCGGACGGCTTCAGCTGTCGCACCCAGATTCGCGATCTGGCCCCCGACCGGCGGCCGATGCACCTCGCGCAAGTTCTCGCCGCCGGGCTGGCCAGTCGTGAGTCGCAGGCGGCCGGACCGTGAGCAGCGAGCTTGCCGGGCCCTTCACCACGCGATTGACGTTGAGCACGCGACTGGCATCCGAACTCGCCGGTGCGCGCGGCAGATTGCGGGCGGCCGCTCAGCTCGGCCGGTCGGCGGTCATCATCCACGTCGGCGGTGAGATCGGCGCATTCAACAAGGACATCTGGCGGCGCCTCATCGCCGAGGCAGGCACTGCGGCTCCCGCACCCGGATCACTCGTCGTCGATGTGAACGCCGTTGGTTTTATGGGCTGCTGCGCATTCGAAGTACTGGTCGATGAAGCGCAACGGTGCCGCCATCGTCGTATCGCCTTGCGCCTGGTCAGCAGCATACCGCGAGTTACCCGCTTCGTTGACGCATGCGGATTTGGTGGCGTGCTGCCTGTTCACCTGACCGCCAGCGCCGCATTGGCGGCTGCGCCCTAACGCGTGAGAGCCGCGTGAGCCGACCGCGCGCCACGCAGATCATCGACGAATGCCCGGTAAGCCTCGTCGCGGCGCTCGCTTCGGTCGCGGAGGATCGCCGAGGGGTGCACGGTCGTCAAGACGGCCGGCTCGGATGCTAGACGCACGTCGATCGCCGCGGGCAGCCGCAGTATCTCGCCACGGTGCGCGGATACCCGAAACGATGCTCCCAGAAGCGATTGCGCGGCTGTAGCGCCGAGGCACACGATCACGTGCGGACGCAGCGCCTCGATCTCGGCGAACAACCATGGCCGGCACGCGACGACCTCGGTGCGATTCGGCTTCTCGTGTATCCGTCGCTTACCACCCTTGCGGGTGAATTTGAAATGCTTGACCGCATTGGTCTGATACGTCGAGGCCGGATCGATATCCGCCGCTTCGAGTGCTCGTGACAGCAGTCGGCCCGCCGGGCCGACAAACGGCAGACCCGCCCGGTCCTCCTGATCTCCCGGCTGCTCGCCGATCAACATGATCGATGCCTTGGCCTTGCCGTGACCGAAGACGGTCTGCGTGGCGTTCTCGAAAAGAGCACACCCCCGGCACCCATGGGCTGCCGCTTTCAGCGCACTGAGCGAACGCTTTTCCGGCAAGTAATGCTCGGCGCCGGCCGTGATTGAGGCCATGGTCTCAGGCGGCAAACTCGGGTGCGATCCCCGATTGCCAGAAGTCGAAAAAGCAGTCCTTCTCGGACCCAATCTGTTGAGTGTAGACCTCGCCATAGCCGGCGTCGATGAATGCGCGGATACGCTCGATGTAGGGCTTGGGATCTGGTCCGCAGGGTAATGCCTCTTCCACCGCCGCACGGGTGACCAAGCTGGATGCCTGCTCGAATTCCTGTGGTGTAGGCAATGTTTGGGATAATTGGCCGGGCAACTGATCGTTCGGCCAAAGGTCGTAAGCGGTCCGTACACCCTCTTCGGTTGTCGGAGCGTGGCAGACTTTGAAGCCCCCCTGGCACGGCTTTCCCGCTCCGCCCGCGCCACGAAATTCCGACAGCAATTCGCGCGATGGCATGATCCCCTGGTAGCCGTCGCCGATACGTCGCGCCAGCCGCGCGGACCGTGGTCCGAACGCCGAGATATAGATCGGCACAGGCTTTTCCGGCAGCGTATAGATGCGGGCATTCTCCACCGTGCAATGCCGGCCGCGGTGGTTGACTTTTTTGCCGGTGAACAGCTTGCGGATGATGTCCACCGCTTCCCCCAGCATTTCGCGCCTGATCGCAGCGGGCGGCCAGTGCTGGCCGGTGATGTGTTCGTTCAGCGCTTCTCCGGTACCCAGTCCCAGCACAAATCGCCCGTTGAGCTGCGCCGCCGATGTTGCCGCCGCCTGTGCCACCAGGGCGGGGTGTATCCGCATAATCGGGCAGGTGACGGCGGTGGTGATCGGCAACGAACACGCCTGAGACAAGGCGCCGATCACCGACCAGACGAACGGGCTCTGGCCCTGCTTGTCGTTCCACGGATGGAAGTGATCGGAGATCCAGAGACGTTCGAAGCCAGCGGATTCCGCACGTACCGCCTGCCGAACCAACTCGTCGGGATCGGATTCTTCGCAGGACAAGAAGTAGCCCAGGGACGTCATGTCCCTGGGCTACCCCTGCGAGCGTGCCGGAAACGTGCTAGCCCTTACCGGTGATGGCGTCGCGGGCCCGGTCCAGCATGGCCGCGAACGGACCAGCCACCAGATTGGCGACCTGCGATTCGACTCCAGCATGTGGCCGGGTCGGCGCGATCGCTTCGGCCAGCTTGGCAGCGCGACCCATGCTTTCGAGCTCGTGGCTGCTCAATTCCTGCCCCAGCCTCGCGAACTCGTCCTTCTCCTCGTGCGCGGCGTGGTCGAGCACGTCGTCACGCAGCTCGGTCAGCAGTTGCGTGAACTCGGTGCTGTCAACATCGAGCTTCTCCAGCTGCTGCAGGACCGTCTTGGCCTTGTGTTCCTCTTCTAACCGCTGCCCCACCACGGCGGCGCCGTTGGCGATCTTGCGCTTGGCCCGTGGGTGCACAATTTTCTCTTCGACGGTTTCGTGAATTGCGAGCAGTCGGCGCAGCTCTACGAAGTTCTGCTCGCGTGTTTCGCCAGAAGCCGCAATCGTTTTGGCGAACAACGACTTGATCTGTTCGTGCTGGTTGGTGAGAAAGTCGACCACATCGGTGGGCGACATGACGGCGGACTGAGCCATAGAGTCCTCCCCAAATAGTTCGGTGACAGCGCGCGGGCTGTGTTGCGCGCTCCCAGTCGGCTACCCAGCGACATGCTCACCAAACATCGCGCCGCGCTAGACCGCCGTCTCCGCGGTCTCACGTGCGGGTTCGATCAGCGCACCGGATTTCACCAGGGCCTCGATCTCATCGGCGGTCAGGCCGATTTCTTTGAGGATCTCTTCGTTGTGCTCGCCCTGGCGCGCGGGCACCTGGGTGGTCAGGGTGCCGTCGTGACCGCTGAAGTGCCAGGGCGGCGCGGGGATGGTGATGCTGCCTCCGTGCCGGTCGGAGACTTCGCGGGTGACGCCCCAGCCCTTGGCCCATTCGGTTTCGCTGAACTCGGCCATATCGCGCAGTCAGCCGGTGGCGATCTTGGCCTCGTCGAACTGTGCGTCGAGCGAGTCCATGGAATCGAAGGTATAGATCCACGTCTGCACGATCGCGTGCAACTCCCCCAGGTGCTGCCGGCGTAGCTCGGGTGTGCGGAAACGCGGGTCGTCGGCGAGGTCTGGACGCCGCATCGCGTGCAGGTAGAACGGGAAGCTCATGCTCCCCACCAGGCTCATCGGCGAAACGAACTGGTGACCTTCGGGACTGGTGAAAAACACGCAGTCGGCGGCGCCCAGGATCGGCGTCTCGGCGCCCAGTTCGACATCCGAGAGGTCATAGTGCACGCGCTCGTTGAGCGGCGTGAGCACCGCCGCCATGGCCACGTCGACGTACTGTCCCTCGCCGGTGACCCGCCGATGCTGCAGGGCGGCCAGCACCGCGATGACGGCGTGCAGACCGGCGTACACGTCGCCGTGCGACAGCGAATCCGACCGGCGATCGTCGCCGTCAACACCGAACTGCCGCAACGTGTTCTGGGTGAATCCGACCTCGGCCTGCACGGTCGGCGCGTAGGCCATCCTGGTTCGCCACGGCCCCGTCTGCCCGTAGCCGCTGATGGAGGCGTAGACGACCGCGGGATTGCGTGCCGCGACCGACTGATAGTCCAAGCCGAATGAGGCCAGGGCGCCGGGGCGGAAGTTCTCGACGATGATGTCGGCCGTATCGCACAACTGCAGCACCGCTTCGCGGGCCTGCGGCACGTTGAGGTCGATGCTCAAGTTGCGCTTGCCGGCGTTCTGCTGGGCGTAATAATCGCTGATCTCGTCGCGCCGCGGAAACGCGAAGCGACTGATATCCCCGCGGGGCGGTTCGATTTTGATCACCTCGGCACCCAGGTCGAGGAGATGCTTGGTGCAGTGCGGACCTGCCAGCACCCGGGTGAAATCGATCACCCGGACGCCTTCGAGTGGGAGCGCCATGGCTACCGCCCCTCGAAACGCGCGGCACCGGGTCCTTCGGCGGCCAGGGATGCCAGCCCGATCTTCAAGTCCTCGGATTGCCAGATACCGGACTGCAATTCGTGCATCGCGTCGTCAGTCGCTGCCACCCCATGCGAGACCGCATGCGAGACAATCGCTTTGGTGGACGCGTGCGCCACGGTCGGCCCGTTGGCAAGCTCATGGGCAAGCGCACTGGCGACCGCGGCGAGCTGGTCGTCGGCGACAACGCGGTTGATGACGTTCCAACGTTCCAGCGTGCGGGCGTCATACCGGCGTGCAAGTAGTGCCATCTCCTTGGCACGCGCCGCGCCGGCGCGCTCGGTGACGCGTTGGATGCCTCCCATCAATGGGTTCAGGCCGATCGATGCCTCGATGTTGCCGATCTTGGCCGACTCGCTCGCGACGATCAGATCGCAGGCCAGCGCCAGCTCCAACCCACCACCCAGGCAGACACCGTGCACGGCGGCGACGATCGGAATCGGTAGCGAATCGAATGCCCTGAGCAGTTCGACGACGCCGATCGTAGGCGCCTCGCCACTCTGCGCGCTGTCGAACAGTGTCACGTCGGCACCGGCACAGAAATTGCGCAGGCTGCTGCGCAGCAGCACGGCACGGGCCCCCTGCTCGGCCGCCCAGCGAATTCCGTCGAGCAACGCGTCGAACAACGCAGTCCCCAAGAAATTGTGCGGAGCGTGCTGCATGGTCAGCACGGCGACGTGGCCATCCATCTCGCGGGCCACCGGTGGTGAATCACGGTCGGGGGCATGCACCGGCGATATCGTGCCGGCCGGTTGATCCAGGGTCTGCTCGGACATGGGGTCTCCCACTATATGTCGTTCGTCATACTGATAACAATTGCCACCATATAGCTCTAATGGGTGGCTAGCCAAGAATTATGTATGATGGGCGACATGCCAAAAAGAAGTGACAGCAAGGACCGGATGATCGCGGCGGCTCGCCGGCTGTTCCGCGAACGCGGCTACTTCGGAACCGCACTGTCCGACGTCGTCGCGGAGAGCTCGGCACCCCGGGGCTCGTTGTACTTCCACTTTCCCGGCGGCAAGGAGGAACTCGCGGCCGAGGTGGCGCTGATGCACTCCGCCGACGCCATCGCTCACATCAACCGCGCCGCGGGCACCACCGGCACTGCCGCCGAGTTGATCGCGGCGTTCCTCGGCCGACCCCGCGACGAAATCATGGCCAGCGACTACCGCGAAGGCTGCGCCGTTGCTCCCATCGTCATCGAATCCACCCCGGCCTCGGCGCAGCTCACCGACACGACCCGGCGGGGCTTCCATGACCTGGTCGCCACGTTGGCCGCCCGTCTCACCGAGAAAGGCATTCCCGAAAGCCGGGCCGGGCACCTGGCCCTCAACGCCGTCACCGCCATGGAAGGCGCGCTCATTCTCAGCCGGGTGCTACGTAGCCCCGAGCCATTCGATGCCGCGATCGCCGAACTCGCGGCCACCGCCGAGGCCGCAGCAGGGACACCGGCCCGATGACAACGACAACGGCAGATCAATTGCGCACCGGACTGATTGGTGCGTGGACGCTGCAATCGTACGAAAGCAGCGCGCTGGACGGATCCGACGTGAGCTACCCGCTGGGCACCGACGCGCGCGGCTTGATCATGTACACCCCGGACGGCTACATGTCCGCCCAGCTGATGCGTGCCGGCCGAACACCCTTCGACCGCGACGATCCGCACAATGCGCACGACAACGAGCTCGCCGCGGCGGCCGGTGGATATATGAGCTACGCCGGCCCGTTCTCGGTCGTCGAAGACGGCCTGATCGCTCACCATGTCGAAGTCAGCCTGCTGCCCAACTGGATCGGTGGAATCCAATTCCGTAAGGCCCACCTGCGGGACTCGTTCCTCGAACTCGGCCCGCCCGAACCGATCGTGCTCAATGGCGTGCCCCGCAACGCCAGGCTGGTGTGGCGCCGCACCTGAGCGCAGAACTACCGATGGCGTGGGTCCCGGTACTAAAGTTCGGGCAGGATCCCAGACGAAGGAGGCCGAGACGAACCCTCAGGATCCGTTCGGACACAATCCCTTTAGCCCGGAGTCCTTGACCTACGATCCGCTGGGTCGCGTCCCCTACGCCCCGCCGCCGGTCGAGCCGCCGGTATTCGTGCCGCCGCCCCTGCCGCCGCACCGTCCGACCGTCAACACCTTCGCGACGTTGTCGCTGGTGTTCGCCTTCGTGTTCGCGCCCGTCGGAGCGATTCTCGGGCATCTCGGCCTCGCACAGATCCGCCGCACCGGTGAGCTGGGACGCGACCGGGCACTCGTCGGTTTGTCCCTGTCGTATGCGTTCATCACGCTCACCGTCGTCGCGCTGGCCGGGTGGGCCACCGTGTCCACCCTCGCCGTCTATCGGTCCAATCAGGCCGCGCCGGCGATCACCGCCGCCCCCGTCACCACAAGCGAGTCGCCGCCGCTGCCGACGGTCGTGCCGGACGACGTGACCAAGCTGCTGCCAAAGCTGGATGCCCTGAAAAGCCTTGCCAACGACCAGAATCTGGAGGCCGGCGAAACCTGGGACCGTCCCGGCAAAAGCGACAAGGTCGCGACGATCGATCGTCCGCAGTGCTGGGGAAGCATGACGCCCGGGGCGCCCGAGGCTACAGCGCCGACGCCATCCTCCGGTATCGGGCGGAGGAATTCTCCGATACCCGGACCTTGCTGAAGTCGATGCAGATCATCCAGGCGGTCATCGGGTTTCGTGATCCGCCCACCGCCGAATCGCAAGTGACGAAGCTGATCGACGGATGGCGCGACTGCGGAGGCGCGCCCGTGACGCTGACCGGAAAAGGTGGGCCGTCGTACACACTGACCCTCAGCCCTCCTTTCGACGCGGGCAACGGCATCACCACGATGGATCTGGCGCCTACGGGCCTGAACGTGCGATTTGTTCGAGCGGCGGCGGCGAAAGCCAACGTCGTGGTCGACCTCTACGTCGTCAGCCTCGGCACGACCGATGCCAGCGGCCCGCGGCAAACGGCCGTGAGCATCGCCAACTACATCCTCAACAAGATCCCGAACTAGGACCCCGAACTAGGACATTGAGATGGCCACCGCAGTACGGTGGGCCCATGAAATATCTCGAGGTCGACGGAGTCGGAAAAGTCAGCCGGATCGGGCTGGGCACTTGGCAGTTCGGCTCACGCGAGTGGGGTTACGGCGACGAATACGCCTCCGGCCCCGCCCGCGACATCGTGCAACGATCCCTGGCGATGGGCGTGACGTTGTTCGATACCGCCGAGGTGTACGGGCTGGGCAAGAGCGAGCGGATCCTCGGCGAGGCGCTCGGCGACGCGCGCGCCGAGGTCGTGGTGGCCAGCAAGATCATGCCGGTCGCGCCGTTCCCCGCGGTGATCAAGCAGCGCGAGCGCGCCAGTGCGCGCCGGCTGCAGCTGGACCGCATCCCGCTCTACCAGATTCACCAGTCCAACCCGCTGGTCCCCGATTCGGTGATCATGCCGGGCATGCGTGACCTCCTCGACAGCGGTGACATCGGCGCGGCCGGCGTCTCGAACTACTCGCTGGAGCGCTGGCTTAAGGCCGATGACGCGCTCGGCCGTCCGGTCATCAGCAATCAGGTCCACTTCTCGCTCGCCTTCCCGAAGGCGCTCAGGAAGATGGTGCCGTTCGCCGAGAAGGAGAATCGCGTCGTGATCGCCTACAGCCCTCTCGAGCAGAGCCTGCTCGGTGGCAAGTATGGCGTCGACAACCGCCCCGGCGGCGTCCGCGCGATCAACTCCCTGTTCGGTACCGAAAACCTGCGCCGCATCGAGCCGTTGCTGCAGTTGTTGCGCGACGTCGCCAAGGAAGTCGACGCCAAGCCGGCCCAGGTCGCGCTGGCCTGGCTGATCAGCTATCCGGGCGTGGTCGCGATTCCCGGCGCATCCAGCGTCGAGCAGCTCGAGTTCAACGTGGCGGCGGCCGACATCGAACTGCCCACCGCCTCCCGCGATGCGCTCACCGAGGCGGCGCTGGCATTCCAGCCGGTGTCACCGGTTCAGTTCGTCACCGAGCTGGTACGGGAGAGGGTGCTCCGCCGTCACTGAGTGGGCGCGAGCGCCGGGACACCCGCGGGGCGCCCCCGCGGGTGTCCCGCGCGATGACGATCGGCATCGACGTCGATGAGTTGGTGCGCAGGATCGTGTGCACCACCTCGACCAAGTCCTCGATCGGCATCAGCTTGCCGGGCATGCAACGATCCGACACCCATACCGGGACGGCCCGCACGGCGAGGTCCATGTCCCAGCCAGCGTTCATCCCCGTTGCCGCTTCACCTTCACCACCAGCGCACTCCCCCACGATGAGGTTGGTGAAGCCGATATCGGGGTGCTCGGCGCGCCACGCGTCGACCAGCCGTTCGAGGGCGGCCTTGCTGACGCCGTAGGCACCCAGACCCTGCCAGGACGGCCCGTAGGGACCCGCGTCGGAGGACAGGTAGACCGCCTTGCCCGCGGACGCCGTCAGGTGCGGCACTGCCGCCGCCGTCACCAGCGATGCGCCGATGACATTGGTGTCGAAGATCCGGCGCCACGTTTGCGCATCGGTGTCGACCAGGCGCACCAGCGGGCTGATGGCGGGCGTGAACACGACGTTGTCTATGCCGCCGAGCGCCTCGGCGGCCTGGCCGATCGCCGATCGACACGAAGCCTCGTCGATGATGTCGCATTCGACGGCGACCGCACCCGCGCCCGCTTCCTTGGCTGCGGATTCCAGGCGCTCGCGTCGGCGCGCCAGTAGCGCGACCTGATCACCTCGCTGCGCAAGCCCGATTCCAATGCAGCGCCCGAGCCCGCTCGATGCGCCGACCACCACTGTCCTTGACATATTTGCCCTCTCTTGTAACGAGCCCGCTGTCGGCGAAAAACCTACCGGATGCGATCTGGCGGCGGCGATAGCTCGCTGCTAACTCCGCTGAACAGTGTTCCTGGCGGCCAGCTTGGCCTTGTACATGGCCGCGTCGGCACGGGCGGTGACCGTGTCGACGGACTCGCCGGGAAAAGCAAGCGTGGCGCCGATACTGAGGGTCGCGCGAAGCGTCTTGCCGGACGCGTGGATGGGTTCGGCGGCACAACAACGAATTTTCTCGGCGATCCGGGTGAGCTCGTCGATGCTGCGCACACCGGGCAGCAGGACGAGAATCTTGTCACCTCCCGTCCGGCCGACCGTGTCGCCCCGGCGAACGCTCTTCTGGATCCGTGTTGCCAGAGTGGCGAGCACGACGTCGCCGATGCCGTGTCCCCACGTGTCGTTTATTTCTTTGAAATGGTCGATGTCGCAGTAAAGAACTCCCACGCTGCTTCCGGCGGCCTGGGATCCCTCCAGCGCGGCGGCCAGTCGGCCCATGGCTTCGGCCCGGTTCGCCAGGCCGGTGAGAGCGTCGAACCGTGCCAACCGTTCCAGCCGCTGCTCGGCCTCGACCTGGTCGTCGATGACGCGCAACGCGGCGATCAGGCCGTCCGTATTGCCCTCGGCGTCGACGTACGGTTTTCCGTGGCCCTCGACCCAGTGGTAGTCGCCGTCAGCGTCATGCACCCGGAACCGTTGCACCACCGATTCGCCGGCCGCAACCCTGCTCATCGCGGCACTGACGGTCTCGAGGTCGAGTGGATGGATGTAGCGGTCCAAATCCGCGCCGCTCCAGGCATGCGGAGGCCGGCCCAGCGCGGCCTCTACGGACGGCGAGACCCAGGCGAGCTCCTCGCCGCGCAGGTGTACGACGATGTCCACCGCATTGTCCGCGAGGATGCGATAGCGCATCTCGGCCTCGGCGCGTTCCTTACTGACCAGCTCCTTCTCTATCAGAAGTTTCTGCTCACGCTGGGTGAAGAAGAATGTGATCGCCCCGACGATGGCGGTGCCGAGCAGTATCGAGAGGGTCCATTCCGTCTGCTCACCAAACCCGAGCCACAGAAAGATCGGCCGCGCCACTGCGACCACGATCGGAAAGCCGGCCAGGATCGCTGCCAGCCGCAGCAGCGACGACCTGTCGGGGCGCGCGAGCACCCAGGCGACCGGGAACCGGTCGGGGCGTCCCAGCACTATCGCGGCGTCGAGAAGCAACAGCGCGAGGGCCGTCATCAGCGCCTGGCCGGTCGTGGGCGAGGTGCCCACCAGCGCCAAGGCATCGAACAGGTAGGCCCCGACCGTGACGAACGGAATGGCCCCACCGGCGGCGGCGAACGCGGGGCACAGCACTGGGGCCTTGCCATTGCCATCCACCCGCATCAGCCCCGCAGCGGCCGCCAGGAGAAGAGCCGACGACGCGGTCTGCGGGCTCGGCCGGCCCGGCCAGGTCCAGCCCGACGCGCGTACCGCTTCGCCGAACCACAATTGGTCCGGGCCGACCAACCCACCGGTCACGTATTCGACCAGGGTTGTGCCGGCAAAGGCACCCACCACCAGGGCCAAGCCACGCCCGGCCCACACGCGCTTCTGCGAAGGGTGACCCGTCTGTGCCCAAATCGCCGCCACCAGCGCCAGCAGCCACACGCCGGTCCACGGCATCATCTGGGGCCAGTTCGGGTGGATACGGGTCAACCGGTCGACACCGGTCGCCCAGCCGGCCCAGCACAGCGCCGCGATGGCGAACACCACCAGCAGGGCGATCCGCCTGCACCAGGCCACATCATTGAGGCACTCGTCGGGGCTCCGCCTCGCCATTGGCCACCACTTCCTCCCCCGCGCGGCACAACCGAAATTGTGCGCGGAAAGGAAACCGCTGTCTCGGGGTAAAATGTAACCAATCTGTGGGCTACCGGTCACCGATGCCGCCGCAGCGAAGCGCGGTGAAAGATTCGTCAGCTTTCGCCGGCCGGGAGGGCCATCAGCACGACGGCGCTGTGCGCCTCCACAGTCAGCACGCCTCCCCCGGGAACCTCGTCGGCCGGTGTTCTCTCCTCGAGTCCGGTGAAGACCACCACCTGCCACGATGCACCGAATTCCTTTGGTGGAAGGGTGAATTCGAGCGGCTCGTAGTGGGCGTTGAAACACAGCAGGAAGGAGTCGTCGAGCACCCGCTGACCCCGCGCATCGCGGTCGGAAATGCCATGACCGTTGAGAAAAACCGCGACGGATTTCGCGAAACTGGCGCCCCAGTCCTCATCGGTCATCTCGTCCCCGTCCGGGGCGAACCAGGCGATATCGGGCAGGCCATCCTGGCCACGGCGGCCCACCGGCTTGCCGCTAAAGAATCGGCGCCTGCGGAACACCGGGTGCTTCGCGCGCAGCGCCGACACGGTGCGGGTGAATTCCAGGAGGTCCTTGTCGGCGTCGTCCCAGTTGATCCAGGTGAGTTCG
This window encodes:
- a CDS encoding SDR family oxidoreductase, with translation MVVGASSGLGRCIGIGLAQRGDQVALLARRRERLESAAKEAGAGAVAVECDIIDEASCRSAIGQAAEALGGIDNVVFTPAISPLVRLVDTDAQTWRRIFDTNVIGASLVTAAAVPHLTASAGKAVYLSSDAGPYGPSWQGLGAYGVSKAALERLVDAWRAEHPDIGFTNLIVGECAGGEGEAATGMNAGWDMDLAVRAVPVWVSDRCMPGKLMPIEDLVEVVHTILRTNSSTSMPIVIARDTRGGAPRVSRRSRPLSDGGAPSPVPAR
- a CDS encoding TetR/AcrR family transcriptional regulator; the protein is MPKRSDSKDRMIAAARRLFRERGYFGTALSDVVAESSAPRGSLYFHFPGGKEELAAEVALMHSADAIAHINRAAGTTGTAAELIAAFLGRPRDEIMASDYREGCAVAPIVIESTPASAQLTDTTRRGFHDLVATLAARLTEKGIPESRAGHLALNAVTAMEGALILSRVLRSPEPFDAAIAELAATAEAAAGTPAR
- a CDS encoding sensor domain-containing protein; amino-acid sequence: MLGKHDARGARGYSADAILRYRAEEFSDTRTLLKSMQIIQAVIGFRDPPTAESQVTKLIDGWRDCGGAPVTLTGKGGPSYTLTLSPPFDAGNGITTMDLAPTGLNVRFVRAAAAKANVVVDLYVVSLGTTDASGPRQTAVSIANYILNKIPN
- a CDS encoding DUF4190 domain-containing protein; the protein is MTYDPLGRVPYAPPPVEPPVFVPPPLPPHRPTVNTFATLSLVFAFVFAPVGAILGHLGLAQIRRTGELGRDRALVGLSLSYAFITLTVVALAGWATVSTLAVYRSNQAAPAITAAPVTTSESPPLPTVVPDDVTKLLPKLDALKSLANDQNLEAGETWDRPGKSDKVATIDRPQCWGSMTPGAPEATAPTPSSGIGRRNSPIPGPC
- a CDS encoding lipocalin-like domain-containing protein yields the protein MTTTTADQLRTGLIGAWTLQSYESSALDGSDVSYPLGTDARGLIMYTPDGYMSAQLMRAGRTPFDRDDPHNAHDNELAAAAGGYMSYAGPFSVVEDGLIAHHVEVSLLPNWIGGIQFRKAHLRDSFLELGPPEPIVLNGVPRNARLVWRRT
- a CDS encoding sensor domain-containing diguanylate cyclase encodes the protein MARRSPDECLNDVAWCRRIALLVVFAIAALCWAGWATGVDRLTRIHPNWPQMMPWTGVWLLALVAAIWAQTGHPSQKRVWAGRGLALVVGAFAGTTLVEYVTGGLVGPDQLWFGEAVRASGWTWPGRPSPQTASSALLLAAAAGLMRVDGNGKAPVLCPAFAAAGGAIPFVTVGAYLFDALALVGTSPTTGQALMTALALLLLDAAIVLGRPDRFPVAWVLARPDRSSLLRLAAILAGFPIVVAVARPIFLWLGFGEQTEWTLSILLGTAIVGAITFFFTQREQKLLIEKELVSKERAEAEMRYRILADNAVDIVVHLRGEELAWVSPSVEAALGRPPHAWSGADLDRYIHPLDLETVSAAMSRVAAGESVVQRFRVHDADGDYHWVEGHGKPYVDAEGNTDGLIAALRVIDDQVEAEQRLERLARFDALTGLANRAEAMGRLAAALEGSQAAGSSVGVLYCDIDHFKEINDTWGHGIGDVVLATLATRIQKSVRRGDTVGRTGGDKILVLLPGVRSIDELTRIAEKIRCCAAEPIHASGKTLRATLSIGATLAFPGESVDTVTARADAAMYKAKLAARNTVQRS
- a CDS encoding enoyl-CoA hydratase/isomerase family protein, producing the protein MSEQTLDQPAGTISPVHAPDRDSPPVAREMDGHVAVLTMQHAPHNFLGTALFDALLDGIRWAAEQGARAVLLRSSLRNFCAGADVTLFDSAQSGEAPTIGVVELLRAFDSLPIPIVAAVHGVCLGGGLELALACDLIVASESAKIGNIEASIGLNPLMGGIQRVTERAGAARAKEMALLARRYDARTLERWNVINRVVADDQLAAVASALAHELANGPTVAHASTKAIVSHAVSHGVAATDDAMHELQSGIWQSEDLKIGLASLAAEGPGAARFEGR
- a CDS encoding aldo/keto reductase; its protein translation is MKYLEVDGVGKVSRIGLGTWQFGSREWGYGDEYASGPARDIVQRSLAMGVTLFDTAEVYGLGKSERILGEALGDARAEVVVASKIMPVAPFPAVIKQRERASARRLQLDRIPLYQIHQSNPLVPDSVIMPGMRDLLDSGDIGAAGVSNYSLERWLKADDALGRPVISNQVHFSLAFPKALRKMVPFAEKENRVVIAYSPLEQSLLGGKYGVDNRPGGVRAINSLFGTENLRRIEPLLQLLRDVAKEVDAKPAQVALAWLISYPGVVAIPGASSVEQLEFNVAAADIELPTASRDALTEAALAFQPVSPVQFVTELVRERVLRRH